The stretch of DNA AGTGGGCGTGAATCCCGCCCAGGCGCCATCGCCGAAGGCAACGCCGATATCCACCTGATCGGCGACACTGTCGAAGCCGCGATCCGTGGCGATGAGATGAACCTCGAGGTCGGGATGGGCCGCGCGAAAGGCTGGTAGCCGTGGAATCAGCCAGAAGGTTGCCACCGCGAAGGTAACCCCAACCCGAATGACCGGCGGGCGGCTGGCGGCGCGCATATTCTCCGCAACCGTCGCGATCTGGCTAAGCGCCGTGCTGACCGTGCGAAACAGTTCCTGGCCCTGTTCGGTGAGATCAAGCCCGCGGTGCAATCGCACGAACAGTGTGACCCCGAGCTCCTGCTCAAGCATGCGCACCTGCTGGCTCACTGCCGCCTGTGTGACATTGAGCTCCTGCGATGCCAGTGTGAAGCTCTGCAGCCGTGCCGCCGCCTCAAACATGCGCAGTCGTGTCAGCCGGGGCAGATGCTTGAGATAATTCACCATTGCCGCGCCCCTGCTGGCCATGGGCTTGAGGGGGTCTCGTCCGGTCTCCCGCGGCGCTCGACAGCTCGTCTCGATGGGGCGTACAAAGTCATAGGCCTGAAGATTTGTTCCCCGGCGGGCGGTCTGTCAACTCACCTGAGGGAGGCATGCCTGAGCTTGATGAAACCGGAGCTTGGCCAAGCCCCCATAAAAATCTTTCGTTGAGAGCGAACGGCTGGGTGGTAAAGTCTGCAAACACATCACAAATCATGACGAAGACTGATGTATCGGTGAGTTCTTTATCGATATTGTCTGGTCTTGCGGATGCATGGAGAGACTTGCTTTGCTAAAGATCGGCTACAAAGCATCCGCTGAACAGTTCAGCCCGAGTGATCTGCTCAGGTTTTCGGAATACGCGGAATCCCTCGGCTTCGATTCTGTCTTCATCAGCGATCATTTCCAGCCGTGGCGGCACACCGATGGCCATGCCCCTTCCGCCCTCGCCTGGCTTGGCGCCCTCGGCGGCCGCACCCAGCGTATCATCATGGGCACCAGCGTGCTCACGCCCACCTTCCGCTATCACCCCTCCATCGTCGCGCAGACCTTCGGCACCCTCGGCCAGATGTTTCCAGGCCGGGTGATCCTCGGTGTGGGAACGGGCGAATCGCTGAACGAAGTGCCGGCCACCGGCATGGCCTGGCCTGAGCCCAAGGAGCGCTTTGCGCGCTTGCGGGAAGCATTGACCCTGATCCGCAAACTCTGGACGGAGGAACGCGTCTCCTTCTCCGGCGAATACTACAAGACCGAGAACGCCACCATCTATGACCGCCCCAGCGAGCCCCTGCCCATCTATATCGCCGGCGCCGGGCCGATGATCACCAAATATGCGGGCCGCACCGCCGATGGCTTCATCTGCACCAGCGGCAAGGGCTGGGATCTCTATCGCGAAACCTTGCTGCCCAATCTCGCGAGCGGCATCGAAGCTGCGGGACGGCCGTCCGAATCGGTTGACCGCATGATCGAGATGAAGGTCTCCTTCGATACGGATGCCAAGCGGGCGCTGGAAGATACCCGTCATTGGGCGGCGCTGGCGCTTTCTCCGGAAGAGAAGATGTCGGTAGAAGATCCCCTGGAGATGGAAAAGCTTGCCGATGCGCTCCCCGCGGAGCGGGCCGCCAAGCGCTGGATCGTGTCCAGCGATCCCGACGAGCAGGTCGAGCGTATCAAGCCTTACATAGAGCTCGGCTTCCGGCATCT from Rhodoligotrophos sp. CJ14 encodes:
- a CDS encoding LysR substrate-binding domain-containing protein, with product MASRGAAMVNYLKHLPRLTRLRMFEAAARLQSFTLASQELNVTQAAVSQQVRMLEQELGVTLFVRLHRGLDLTEQGQELFRTVSTALSQIATVAENMRAASRPPVIRVGVTFAVATFWLIPRLPAFRAAHPDLEVHLIATDRGFDSVADQVDIGVAFGDGAWAGFTPTLLKESTVFPVCAPAYIEAHPELKDLDSLLHQVLLSMEDDRPGRLDWGEWFARLGIDGSRASRMLKFNSHPLVIQAACEGQGVALGWTLLTDDLIASGRLVKALDECVKIPKSFFFVERQDKATAHTRLFKEWLLQKF
- the fgd gene encoding glucose-6-phosphate dehydrogenase (coenzyme-F420), whose amino-acid sequence is MLKIGYKASAEQFSPSDLLRFSEYAESLGFDSVFISDHFQPWRHTDGHAPSALAWLGALGGRTQRIIMGTSVLTPTFRYHPSIVAQTFGTLGQMFPGRVILGVGTGESLNEVPATGMAWPEPKERFARLREALTLIRKLWTEERVSFSGEYYKTENATIYDRPSEPLPIYIAGAGPMITKYAGRTADGFICTSGKGWDLYRETLLPNLASGIEAAGRPSESVDRMIEMKVSFDTDAKRALEDTRHWAALALSPEEKMSVEDPLEMEKLADALPAERAAKRWIVSSDPDEQVERIKPYIELGFRHLVFHAPGPDQMRFLKLFSEQVVPRLRKAFG